A part of Brachybacterium faecium DSM 4810 genomic DNA contains:
- a CDS encoding SWIM zinc finger-containing protein (PFAM: SWIM zinc finger), protein MSIQLRSRRGPVGKGWHAVALREGAEQLLGPSRVGRGKADARAGRVQWLDVDAGTARGDVLDADGELYHARLDLPAFREDDRRAFLAVAWAHPELPARLAAGEYPQQIEAELAASAVSLLPRDASELSHDCSCLDWPGPCRHVSALLYVLVEAVDEQPLQLLTLRGLALEDLVAPASPATGRADGAAPLAPASGGPGADEAGTDAAVGTDTGTETPDGGAGPTGVGTEAPADGPAEPPSGPGFDPSHADPARLAEVVGDEVAALIHRFYTGTS, encoded by the coding sequence ATGAGCATCCAGCTCAGATCGCGCCGCGGCCCCGTCGGGAAGGGCTGGCACGCCGTCGCGCTGCGCGAGGGGGCGGAGCAGCTGCTGGGCCCGTCCCGGGTGGGGCGCGGCAAGGCCGACGCCCGCGCCGGGCGGGTGCAGTGGCTGGACGTCGACGCGGGGACCGCGCGCGGCGACGTGCTGGATGCGGACGGGGAGCTGTACCACGCCCGTCTCGACCTGCCCGCCTTCCGGGAGGACGACCGCCGCGCCTTCCTCGCGGTGGCGTGGGCGCATCCCGAGCTGCCCGCCCGCCTCGCCGCCGGCGAGTACCCGCAGCAGATCGAGGCCGAGCTGGCCGCCTCCGCCGTGTCGCTGCTGCCCCGGGACGCCTCCGAGCTGTCCCATGACTGCTCCTGCCTGGACTGGCCGGGACCCTGCCGGCACGTCTCGGCGCTGCTGTACGTGCTGGTCGAGGCGGTGGACGAGCAGCCGCTGCAGCTGCTGACCCTGCGGGGGCTCGCGCTCGAGGACCTCGTGGCCCCGGCGAGCCCGGCGACCGGCCGCGCCGACGGTGCTGCGCCCCTCGCCCCCGCCTCCGGCGGTCCGGGGGCCGACGAGGCGGGAACGGACGCCGCGGTGGGGACAGACACCGGAACGGAGACACCGGACGGGGGCGCGGGGCCCACGGGCGTCGGCACGGAGGCTCCCGCCGACGGGCCCGCAGAGCCGCCGTCGGGCCCGGGTTTCGACCCCTCCCACGCCGATCCGGCACGGCTCGCGGAGGTGGTCGGCGACGAGGTGGCGGCGCTCATCCACCGCTTCTACACCGGCACCTCCTGA
- a CDS encoding serine/threonine protein kinase (PFAM: Protein kinase domain), with protein MADVIVGRFALIDLIAKGGSGSVWRAWDSKAEALCAAKVLRQRDSADLMRFVREKGVSFDHPHLLTPYGWGAEDEHVVIAMPLVSGGTLESVVKRRGRLAEPAVVVILDQLLDGLSHVHAEGWIHRDVKPANIMFEPHGSAPPVSRLADFGIAVHETDVRFTHVGMVNGTPGYMAPELFSMAEPAPSHDLYAAGVVALVALNGPLTLRDGSFRPEELTQLLRGVTPKLSAVIRRLVAAQPEDRYQDADSVRRDLPRVPPGYPLTHADGAPLEFRDTLDPLPPNAPGAARPERPARPSGPSMEAIRSGRVQQGFSAGSASPPTGPQWAQQGTPPGGPAPGGPAQHPVQSGPPQAMPFSAGAGPGSPPPGTPPQRSSPFATHPTSTGTGTGFTTPQGSHRRSTLIAVALGAACALVLGVIVAIVLLMVFDGSSAAGPRGGGTAVSSIDDSFAEVQTGQECLAEDEGVIALTAEGDYVSCTALPEGGGYAFA; from the coding sequence ATGGCTGACGTTATTGTCGGGCGCTTCGCGCTCATCGACCTGATCGCCAAGGGCGGTTCCGGGTCCGTGTGGCGCGCATGGGATTCCAAGGCCGAGGCGCTCTGCGCCGCGAAGGTGCTGCGGCAGCGGGATTCCGCCGATCTCATGCGGTTCGTGCGCGAGAAGGGCGTCAGCTTCGACCACCCGCACCTGCTCACCCCGTACGGCTGGGGCGCCGAGGACGAGCACGTCGTGATCGCGATGCCGCTGGTCTCCGGCGGCACCCTCGAATCGGTCGTGAAGCGGAGGGGCAGGCTCGCCGAACCGGCCGTGGTGGTGATCCTCGATCAGCTGCTGGACGGACTGTCCCATGTGCACGCCGAGGGGTGGATCCACCGCGATGTGAAGCCCGCGAACATCATGTTCGAACCCCACGGCAGCGCCCCGCCCGTGTCCCGGCTCGCAGATTTCGGGATCGCCGTCCACGAGACCGATGTGCGCTTCACCCACGTGGGGATGGTGAACGGGACGCCCGGCTACATGGCCCCGGAGCTGTTCTCCATGGCCGAGCCCGCCCCCTCCCACGACCTGTATGCGGCAGGGGTGGTCGCGCTGGTGGCGCTGAACGGCCCTCTCACGCTGCGCGACGGCTCGTTCCGGCCCGAGGAGCTCACCCAGCTCCTGCGCGGGGTCACTCCGAAGCTCTCCGCCGTGATCCGGCGCCTGGTCGCCGCCCAGCCGGAGGACCGCTACCAGGATGCGGACTCGGTGCGGCGCGACCTGCCTCGCGTGCCGCCCGGCTACCCGCTCACCCACGCCGACGGCGCGCCGCTCGAGTTCCGCGACACCCTGGACCCGCTGCCGCCGAACGCACCGGGCGCCGCCCGCCCCGAACGCCCGGCCCGGCCCTCCGGCCCGTCGATGGAGGCGATCCGCTCCGGGCGGGTGCAGCAGGGGTTCAGCGCCGGCTCCGCCTCCCCGCCGACCGGCCCTCAATGGGCGCAGCAGGGGACCCCTCCCGGCGGCCCCGCCCCCGGCGGCCCGGCACAGCACCCGGTGCAGAGCGGCCCGCCGCAGGCCATGCCCTTCTCGGCAGGAGCGGGGCCGGGCAGCCCTCCTCCAGGCACCCCGCCGCAGCGCTCCTCGCCCTTCGCCACGCATCCCACGAGCACCGGGACGGGCACCGGGTTCACCACGCCGCAGGGCTCCCACCGCCGCAGCACGCTCATCGCCGTGGCGCTCGGGGCCGCCTGTGCCCTGGTGCTCGGGGTGATCGTCGCGATCGTGCTGCTGATGGTGTTCGACGGATCCTCCGCCGCCGGCCCGCGCGGCGGGGGGACGGCTGTCAGCAGCATCGACGACTCCTTCGCCGAGGTGCAGACCGGGCAGGAGTGCCTCGCCGAGGACGAGGGCGTGATCGCCCTGACCGCCGAGGGGGACTACGTCTCCTGCACCGCGCTGCCCGAGGGCGGGGGCTACGCCTTCGCCTGA
- a CDS encoding penicillin-binding protein, beta-lactamase class C (PFAM: Beta-lactamase), translating into MPAPRRSAPAVPPAALSSIAALFDTAVADHKTSGVTWAIIGGHGHEQEVLGHGAAGHRELTGGAPAEGTGPMDRATVSRIASMTKSFTAATLLALRDEGRLHLDDPISAHVPEAAGAFELAADEREPTLRQLLTMSAGLVTDNPWGDRQEAMTREEFAATLRGGLGHVHRSGTGFEYSNTSYALLGRVIDEVTGGDYRAEIRRRFLEPLGLGATGWSAQEIDTAHLATGHRLADRTDATRFEPVPLDSPGVYGAMAGLFSTVDDVARWVRFLAAADAADAAEREAGPLATASRREMQQLHRHHPLAALPVDPDDPSRTSPGFDRVRGYGFGLVVEHFPDLGEVISHSGGYPGYGSFMVWHRDSGVGVVALANSKYAPATTLSMQALRLLQREVPGLLERRAPEAAPRTREAGEAALAWLVGGEDAVADAWFADNMDLDVPRPERRRRLEAALVAAGLDAAVLADLRVEQAQVLSRARLRWTVPGRGEGALSLRIELLMDPRRGALLQSLDTTTVAGGQAKA; encoded by the coding sequence ATGCCTGCACCCCGCCGCTCCGCCCCCGCTGTCCCGCCCGCCGCGCTCTCCTCGATCGCCGCCCTGTTCGACACGGCGGTCGCCGACCACAAGACCTCCGGCGTGACCTGGGCGATCATCGGCGGGCACGGCCACGAGCAGGAGGTGCTGGGCCACGGCGCCGCCGGGCACCGCGAGCTCACCGGCGGGGCCCCGGCCGAGGGGACGGGGCCGATGGATCGCGCGACCGTCTCCCGCATCGCCTCGATGACGAAGTCGTTCACCGCCGCGACGCTCCTCGCGCTGCGGGACGAGGGCCGGCTGCACCTGGACGACCCGATCTCCGCCCACGTCCCCGAGGCCGCCGGCGCCTTCGAGCTCGCCGCCGACGAGCGCGAGCCCACCCTGCGCCAGCTGCTCACCATGAGCGCCGGCCTGGTCACCGACAACCCGTGGGGCGACCGACAGGAGGCGATGACGCGCGAGGAGTTCGCGGCGACGCTGCGCGGCGGGCTCGGGCACGTGCACCGCTCCGGCACCGGGTTCGAGTACTCCAACACCAGCTACGCCCTGCTGGGCCGGGTCATCGACGAGGTCACCGGCGGCGACTACCGGGCGGAGATCCGGCGGCGCTTCCTGGAGCCGCTGGGGCTCGGCGCCACCGGCTGGTCCGCGCAGGAGATCGACACCGCGCACCTGGCCACCGGGCACCGCCTCGCCGACCGCACCGACGCCACCCGCTTCGAGCCGGTGCCGCTGGATTCCCCCGGGGTGTACGGGGCGATGGCCGGGCTGTTCTCGACCGTGGACGATGTGGCCCGCTGGGTGCGCTTCCTCGCCGCCGCCGATGCGGCCGACGCCGCCGAGCGGGAGGCGGGCCCGCTGGCCACCGCGTCGCGGCGCGAGATGCAGCAGCTGCACCGCCACCATCCGCTGGCCGCCCTGCCGGTGGACCCGGATGACCCCTCACGCACCTCGCCCGGCTTCGACCGGGTGCGCGGCTACGGCTTCGGCCTGGTGGTGGAGCACTTCCCGGATCTGGGCGAGGTGATCTCCCATTCCGGCGGCTACCCCGGGTACGGCTCGTTCATGGTGTGGCACCGCGACTCCGGGGTGGGCGTGGTCGCGCTCGCGAACTCGAAGTACGCCCCCGCCACGACGCTGTCGATGCAGGCGCTGCGCCTGCTGCAGCGCGAGGTGCCCGGCCTGCTCGAGAGGCGGGCGCCGGAAGCCGCGCCCCGCACCCGCGAGGCGGGCGAGGCGGCGCTGGCCTGGCTGGTGGGCGGGGAGGATGCCGTGGCCGATGCCTGGTTCGCGGACAACATGGACCTGGACGTGCCGCGCCCGGAGCGGCGGCGCCGGCTCGAGGCCGCCCTCGTCGCGGCCGGACTCGACGCGGCAGTGCTCGCGGACCTGCGGGTGGAGCAGGCGCAGGTGCTCAGCCGCGCCCGACTGCGCTGGACGGTGCCCGGCCGCGGGGAGGGCGCGCTGTCGCTGCGGATCGAGCTGCTGATGGATCCGCGCCGCGGCGCGCTGCTGCAGTCGCTGGACACCACGACCGTGGCCGGAGGTCAGGCGAAGGCGTAG
- a CDS encoding DNA/RNA helicase, superfamily II, SNF2 family (PFAM: Helicase conserved C-terminal domain; SNF2 family N-terminal domain), whose protein sequence is MPVRRLHLVLDEDLGPALWVREQTGPRRSRALEDLAALRRDAPPGIAAALADAPDLLRHRVRIPGRDGDRRVPALPLDGSALTALVGAATVLLEERFGEGFPEHLAAPITDGAAARLDEELIAMPDLVAAMVLDLRARSLVEKRHLRARAAERFGRPIMQWRAPEKDAPPLLHALVDGHARHAFAAHLRRAEPPARDRCGVLWALADDGELRADLPTQRRLTAAFDAYVDSARPGVKLGSRDSEVVVRLFPPPVGTAWPLQTCLRERDGTVHPVADLRAVGDLTTAGAAEASAAVMRLAPTVRGAAVDETGVDWLLTTAEASEFLARDTPALEEAGVTVLLPRDWTKQKTSVRPQEVEEEPGERKGSGVGLGAMVSFRWRVAVGDTELTEEEMEQIREAQSELVRLRGQWVRLDAVTLRAAEKFLDTFGARTREERRAGGRAADDGAGISGTTGPAAAGAPRAGGHPGPALVPAPVPAEVEGRAPWIEMFSLILSPEAADVDFGVAALLSGGSNGLARLMPGGSGAYPHPQPGSLQATLRPYQLDGLNWLWALDRQGLGGILADDMGLGKTMQVLALLCREREGTRGEAPAERVGPTLLVCPMSVVGAWQREAATFAPHLSVHVHHGGDRVRDDSFVDGATDLDLVITTYSLLARDLAVLSAVPWHRLVFDEAQHVKTPATQVTRAARSLQAPHRLALTGTPVENRLADLHSLMEVVNPGLLGSAKSFQERVATPIEEDGDGAAISRLKLVTSPFILRRLKTDRTIIQDLPEKIELTRVVNLTPEQAGLYEAIVEELMTQIDGADEKNRRTLVVSAITRLKQVCNHPAHYLGDGSALVREGEHRSGKLELVDDLLQTAFEKGHKALLFTQFTTFGHLLVPYWRERFAEFGIDVPFLHGGVSKRDRDQMVAEFQQHRDRPGLMLLSLRAGGTGLTLTAANHVVHLDRWWNPAVENQATDRAFRIGQRRDVTVNTLVSAGTVEEKIDTVLQDKQALAELTVGPGEDWLTTLDDERLFDLLSLDGEEDS, encoded by the coding sequence ATGCCCGTCCGCCGCCTCCACCTCGTCCTCGACGAGGATCTCGGCCCTGCGCTGTGGGTGCGCGAGCAGACCGGACCGCGCCGCTCCCGCGCCCTCGAGGACCTCGCCGCGCTGCGCCGTGACGCCCCGCCCGGCATCGCCGCGGCTCTTGCCGACGCCCCCGATCTGCTGCGCCACCGGGTGCGGATCCCGGGCCGCGACGGGGATCGGCGCGTGCCCGCCCTGCCGCTGGACGGCTCCGCCCTCACCGCCCTGGTGGGGGCCGCGACGGTGCTGCTCGAGGAGCGCTTCGGCGAGGGCTTCCCCGAGCATCTGGCCGCGCCGATCACCGACGGCGCCGCCGCCCGGCTCGACGAGGAGCTCATCGCGATGCCGGATCTGGTGGCCGCGATGGTGCTGGACCTGCGGGCTCGGTCGCTGGTCGAGAAGCGCCACCTGCGGGCCCGGGCCGCGGAGCGGTTCGGGCGGCCGATCATGCAGTGGCGGGCGCCGGAGAAGGACGCCCCGCCGCTGCTGCACGCCCTGGTGGACGGGCACGCCCGCCACGCCTTCGCCGCGCACCTGCGGCGCGCCGAGCCGCCGGCGAGGGACCGCTGCGGGGTGCTGTGGGCCCTCGCCGATGACGGCGAGCTGCGCGCCGACCTGCCCACCCAGCGCCGCCTCACCGCCGCCTTCGACGCCTACGTCGACTCCGCCCGGCCCGGGGTGAAGCTCGGCTCGCGCGACAGCGAGGTGGTGGTGCGCCTGTTCCCGCCGCCGGTGGGCACCGCCTGGCCGCTGCAGACCTGCCTGCGCGAGCGGGACGGGACCGTGCACCCGGTCGCGGATCTGCGGGCCGTCGGCGACCTCACCACCGCCGGCGCGGCCGAGGCCTCCGCCGCGGTGATGCGCCTGGCCCCGACGGTGCGGGGCGCGGCGGTGGACGAGACCGGGGTGGACTGGCTGCTCACCACCGCCGAGGCCTCCGAGTTCCTCGCCCGGGACACCCCCGCGCTCGAGGAGGCCGGGGTGACGGTGCTGCTGCCGCGCGACTGGACGAAGCAGAAGACCTCCGTGCGGCCGCAGGAGGTCGAGGAGGAGCCCGGCGAGCGGAAGGGCTCCGGGGTGGGGCTCGGGGCGATGGTCTCCTTCCGCTGGCGGGTGGCCGTGGGCGACACCGAGCTCACCGAGGAGGAGATGGAGCAGATCCGCGAGGCGCAGTCCGAGCTGGTGCGGCTGCGGGGGCAGTGGGTGCGGCTGGACGCGGTCACGCTGCGCGCCGCGGAGAAGTTCCTCGACACCTTCGGGGCCCGCACCCGCGAGGAGCGCCGGGCCGGCGGGCGGGCGGCCGACGACGGGGCGGGCATCAGCGGCACCACCGGCCCCGCCGCGGCCGGGGCACCGCGGGCGGGCGGGCACCCGGGCCCGGCCCTCGTGCCCGCGCCGGTGCCGGCCGAGGTCGAGGGCCGGGCGCCGTGGATCGAGATGTTCTCGCTGATCCTCTCCCCCGAGGCGGCGGACGTCGACTTCGGGGTCGCGGCGCTGCTCTCGGGCGGCAGCAACGGCCTGGCCCGGCTGATGCCCGGCGGCTCCGGGGCGTATCCGCACCCGCAGCCGGGCTCGCTGCAGGCCACGCTGCGGCCCTACCAGCTCGACGGGCTGAACTGGCTGTGGGCCCTGGACCGGCAGGGGCTCGGGGGGATCCTCGCCGACGACATGGGCCTCGGCAAGACGATGCAGGTCCTCGCGCTGCTGTGCCGGGAGCGGGAGGGCACCCGCGGCGAGGCGCCGGCGGAGCGGGTGGGCCCCACCCTGCTGGTGTGCCCGATGTCCGTGGTCGGCGCGTGGCAGCGCGAGGCCGCGACCTTCGCCCCGCATCTGTCCGTGCACGTCCACCACGGCGGGGACCGGGTGCGGGACGACTCCTTCGTGGACGGCGCGACGGATCTCGACCTGGTGATCACCACCTACTCGCTCCTCGCCCGCGACCTCGCGGTGCTCTCCGCAGTGCCCTGGCACCGGCTGGTGTTCGACGAGGCCCAGCACGTGAAGACCCCCGCCACGCAGGTGACCCGGGCCGCCCGCTCGCTGCAGGCCCCGCACCGCCTGGCCCTGACCGGCACCCCGGTCGAGAACCGGCTCGCGGATCTGCACTCCCTCATGGAGGTGGTCAACCCGGGCCTGCTGGGCAGCGCGAAGAGCTTCCAGGAGCGGGTCGCGACCCCCATCGAGGAGGACGGCGACGGCGCGGCGATCAGCCGGCTCAAGCTCGTCACCTCCCCCTTCATCCTGCGCCGGCTCAAGACGGACCGCACGATCATCCAGGACCTGCCGGAGAAGATCGAGCTGACCCGGGTGGTGAACCTGACCCCGGAGCAGGCCGGGCTGTACGAGGCGATCGTCGAGGAGCTGATGACGCAGATCGACGGCGCCGACGAGAAGAACCGCCGCACCCTGGTGGTCTCCGCGATCACCCGGCTGAAGCAGGTGTGCAACCACCCCGCCCACTACCTCGGCGACGGCTCCGCGCTGGTGCGCGAGGGCGAGCACCGCTCCGGCAAGCTCGAGCTGGTCGACGACCTGCTGCAGACGGCCTTCGAGAAGGGCCACAAGGCGCTGCTGTTCACGCAGTTCACGACCTTCGGCCACCTGCTGGTGCCCTACTGGCGCGAGCGCTTCGCCGAGTTCGGGATCGATGTGCCGTTCCTGCACGGCGGGGTCTCCAAACGCGACCGCGACCAGATGGTCGCCGAGTTCCAGCAGCACCGCGACCGTCCCGGGCTGATGCTGCTGAGCCTGCGCGCCGGCGGCACCGGGCTCACGCTCACCGCCGCCAACCACGTGGTGCACCTGGACCGCTGGTGGAACCCGGCGGTGGAGAACCAGGCCACCGACCGTGCCTTCCGCATCGGGCAGCGCCGCGACGTCACCGTGAACACGCTGGTCAGCGCCGGCACGGTCGAGGAGAAGATCGACACGGTGCTGCAGGACAAGCAGGCGCTGGCCGAGCTGACCGTCGGTCCGGGCGAGGACTGGCTGACCACCCTCGACGACGAGCGGCTGTTCGACCTGCTCTCCCTCGACGGCGAGGAGGACTCATGA
- a CDS encoding cyanate permease (PFAM: Major Facilitator Superfamily), producing the protein MTTPAPRRGRPRPLSTLFAAFAVVVIALNLRPGATSVGPLMENVVGAYGQGAFASGLLTALPPLAFGAMGLLAVPISRRLGLTGAIVASYVVVALGLLLRPSAGAFTLFVVLSVLGLLGPALGNVLVPAWIKQHGGGRTVALMTVYSVVLALGGSAGSALAVPLAGSGVDGWKDSLQTWGVIAAVPVVVWAVVLTRTGHDFPPSPPRGEIGGSLRRSPTAIALTVMFALQSLNAYTQFGMLPQILTEAGISPARAGVLVAVIAGWGLVGGLVMPTVIERAPGLPWIVASFGVLTVIGYLGLLLAPTVSPLLWACVLGIGGFAFPTAIALLPARTRSPLITARLSGTVQPIGYLLAALGPILAGALLGVTGSSASVLWFLAGTGALLSVAGFRAGLPRLVDREIAP; encoded by the coding sequence GTGACCACCCCTGCTCCCCGCCGCGGCCGACCCAGGCCCCTGTCCACCCTGTTCGCGGCGTTCGCGGTGGTCGTCATCGCCCTGAACCTGCGCCCGGGCGCGACCAGCGTGGGCCCGCTGATGGAGAACGTCGTGGGCGCGTACGGGCAGGGGGCCTTCGCCTCCGGCCTGCTCACCGCGCTGCCGCCGCTCGCCTTCGGCGCGATGGGGCTGCTGGCCGTGCCGATCTCGCGCCGCCTGGGGCTCACCGGCGCGATCGTCGCCTCCTACGTGGTGGTCGCGCTGGGACTGCTGCTGCGACCTTCGGCCGGCGCCTTCACCCTGTTCGTGGTGCTGTCGGTGCTGGGGCTGCTGGGCCCGGCGCTCGGCAACGTGCTGGTCCCGGCGTGGATCAAGCAGCACGGCGGGGGCCGCACCGTCGCCCTGATGACGGTGTACTCCGTGGTGCTCGCCCTCGGCGGCTCGGCCGGCTCCGCGCTCGCCGTGCCGCTCGCGGGCTCCGGGGTCGACGGATGGAAGGACTCCCTGCAGACGTGGGGCGTGATCGCCGCGGTGCCGGTGGTGGTGTGGGCGGTGGTGCTCACCCGCACCGGGCACGACTTCCCGCCCTCCCCGCCGCGCGGCGAGATCGGCGGCTCGCTGCGCCGCTCACCCACCGCGATCGCGCTCACGGTGATGTTCGCGCTGCAGTCGCTGAACGCCTACACCCAGTTCGGGATGCTCCCGCAGATCCTCACCGAGGCCGGGATCAGCCCCGCCCGCGCCGGGGTGCTGGTCGCGGTGATCGCCGGCTGGGGCCTGGTGGGCGGACTGGTGATGCCGACGGTGATCGAGAGGGCCCCGGGCCTGCCCTGGATCGTGGCCAGCTTCGGAGTGCTCACGGTGATCGGCTACCTCGGGCTGCTGCTGGCCCCGACCGTCAGCCCGCTGCTGTGGGCGTGCGTGCTGGGGATCGGCGGTTTCGCCTTCCCCACCGCGATCGCGCTGCTGCCGGCCCGCACCCGCTCCCCGCTGATCACCGCCCGCCTCTCCGGCACGGTCCAGCCGATCGGCTACCTGCTGGCCGCGCTGGGACCGATCCTCGCCGGCGCCCTGCTGGGGGTCACCGGCTCCTCCGCCTCGGTGCTGTGGTTCCTCGCCGGGACCGGTGCGCTGCTGTCCGTGGCCGGGTTCCGGGCCGGGCTGCCCCGGCTCGTGGACCGCGAGATCGCGCCCTGA
- a CDS encoding esterase/lipase (PFAM: alpha/beta hydrolase fold): MSLVRTLRILASQRPSTPPRAVAAPARVERRRHAHVPVTWIDPELAHTAAIVHLHGGSYVAGESAQTWEMLEEVARRTGAAGAMLHYRLAPRHPFPAAVEDVLRALDELSTQVLLRPGRWVLSGDEAGAGLALAVAQVLAGSEVDSPAAVLLTSPWADLSREAAEEDELRRTAATLYAGAVPRTEPRLSPVHGELSDLPPVHLVTGQHDALLADSRRLDAALTAAGAAHEYLEVHGGGDQLATRADGPATQQARRFLIAAARTAMGLDEPADAAR; encoded by the coding sequence ATGAGCCTCGTCCGCACCCTGCGCATCCTGGCCTCCCAGCGGCCGTCCACCCCTCCGCGCGCCGTCGCCGCCCCCGCCCGGGTGGAGCGCCGCCGCCACGCCCACGTGCCCGTGACCTGGATCGACCCGGAGCTGGCGCACACCGCCGCCATCGTGCACCTGCACGGCGGCTCCTACGTGGCCGGCGAGAGCGCACAGACCTGGGAGATGCTCGAGGAGGTCGCCCGGCGCACCGGTGCGGCCGGGGCGATGCTCCACTACCGTCTCGCCCCGCGCCACCCCTTCCCGGCCGCCGTCGAGGACGTGCTGCGGGCCCTCGACGAGCTGTCCACCCAGGTGCTGCTGCGGCCCGGCCGCTGGGTGCTCTCCGGGGACGAGGCCGGGGCCGGGCTCGCGCTCGCCGTCGCGCAGGTCCTCGCCGGCTCCGAGGTGGACTCCCCGGCGGCGGTGCTGCTGACCTCCCCGTGGGCGGACCTGTCCCGCGAGGCCGCGGAGGAGGACGAGCTGCGCCGCACCGCCGCGACGCTCTACGCCGGCGCCGTGCCCCGCACCGAGCCGCGGCTCAGCCCCGTGCACGGCGAGCTCTCCGACCTGCCGCCCGTGCACCTGGTCACCGGGCAGCACGACGCGCTGCTGGCGGACAGCCGCCGCCTCGATGCCGCGCTGACCGCCGCCGGCGCCGCGCACGAGTACCTCGAGGTGCACGGCGGCGGGGACCAGCTCGCGACCCGGGCCGACGGGCCGGCCACGCAGCAGGCGCGCCGCTTCCTCATCGCCGCGGCCCGCACCGCGATGGGCCTGGACGAGCCCGCCGACGCCGCCCGCTGA